From the genome of Streptacidiphilus rugosus AM-16, one region includes:
- a CDS encoding ABC transporter substrate-binding protein, producing MSQPSVSHRSRRFVPTRRAALAAVAAVTAAGLLSACGYGSKAATTSSDNGSASTAASGAAALSTGTVHIGYFANLTHATPLIGIYDGKFAAALGGTKIATQIFNAGPSEIEALNSGAIDIAWIGPSPAINGYVKSKGAALKIISGATSGGAELVVNPATIKSEADLKGKKIATPQAGNTQDVALLNYLAGKGLKVDPKTGGGDVSVIRTDNSVTPSAYASGQIDGAWVPEPTASKLVAEGAKVLIDEKSLWPNGKFVSTNVVVSQSFLKAHPDVVKAVLKASVDTNAWITANPAQAQQDANAALKALSGKALSAKVLAAAWSELSVTDDPLAATLQSEAQHAVTAGFIKQPDLSGIYDLTLLNQVLTAEGKPAVSAAGLGAQ from the coding sequence GTTTCGCACCGTTCGCGCCGCTTCGTTCCGACCAGACGTGCGGCGCTCGCCGCCGTCGCCGCCGTGACCGCCGCCGGGCTGCTGAGCGCCTGCGGCTACGGCTCGAAGGCGGCCACGACCTCTTCTGACAACGGCTCCGCCTCCACTGCGGCCTCGGGCGCCGCGGCGCTCTCGACCGGCACCGTGCACATCGGCTACTTCGCCAACCTGACCCACGCGACGCCGCTGATCGGCATCTACGACGGCAAGTTCGCGGCGGCGCTGGGCGGCACGAAGATAGCCACGCAGATCTTCAACGCCGGCCCTAGCGAGATCGAGGCGCTGAACTCCGGCGCGATCGACATCGCCTGGATCGGCCCCTCCCCCGCGATCAACGGCTACGTGAAGTCGAAGGGCGCGGCGCTCAAGATCATCTCCGGTGCCACCTCCGGCGGCGCCGAGCTGGTCGTCAACCCGGCCACGATCAAGAGCGAGGCCGACCTCAAGGGCAAGAAGATCGCCACCCCGCAGGCCGGCAACACCCAGGACGTGGCGCTGCTCAACTACCTGGCCGGCAAGGGCCTCAAGGTCGACCCGAAGACCGGCGGCGGCGACGTCTCGGTCATCCGGACCGACAACAGCGTCACCCCGTCCGCCTACGCCTCCGGCCAGATCGACGGCGCGTGGGTGCCCGAGCCGACCGCGTCGAAGCTGGTCGCCGAGGGCGCGAAGGTGCTCATCGACGAGAAGTCGCTGTGGCCGAACGGCAAGTTCGTCTCCACCAACGTCGTCGTCTCGCAGTCCTTCCTCAAGGCCCACCCGGACGTGGTCAAGGCCGTGCTGAAGGCGTCCGTCGACACCAACGCCTGGATCACCGCCAACCCGGCCCAGGCCCAGCAGGACGCCAACGCCGCGCTCAAGGCGCTCAGCGGCAAGGCCCTCAGCGCCAAGGTGCTCGCCGCCGCCTGGAGCGAGCTCTCCGTCACCGACGACCCGCTGGCCGCGACCCTGCAGAGCGAGGCGCAGCACGCCGTGACCGCGGGCTTCATCAAGCAGCCCGACCTCAGCGGCATCTACGACCTCACTCTGCTCAACCAGGTCCTGACCGCCGAGGGCAAGCCGGCCGTCTCCGCCGCCGGACTCGGCGCGCAGTAG
- a CDS encoding ABC transporter ATP-binding protein, with product MTALLTEAGLMTETAVRLDHVTKSFGRSAAAHVVLDDISLNVAPGEFVCLLGASGCGKSTLLNLVAGLDRPTSGAIEVPGGRAALMFQEHALFPWLTAGQNIELALRLRGVPRGERRAEAQRLLELVRLGGAHGKRVHELSGGMRQRVAMARALAQDAKVLLMDEPFAALDAITRDVLHEELIQIWTETGVSVLFVTHNVREAVRLAERVVLLSSRPGRIAQEWTIDLPQPRRIESAGVADLAVEITDQLRGEIRRHVQH from the coding sequence ATGACCGCCCTGCTGACCGAAGCCGGCCTCATGACCGAGACCGCTGTCCGGCTGGACCACGTCACCAAGTCCTTCGGCCGCAGCGCAGCGGCCCACGTCGTCCTGGACGACATCAGCCTGAACGTCGCCCCCGGCGAGTTCGTCTGCCTGCTCGGCGCCTCCGGCTGCGGCAAGTCGACCCTGCTCAACCTGGTGGCCGGACTGGACCGTCCGACCAGCGGCGCGATCGAGGTGCCCGGCGGGCGCGCCGCGCTGATGTTCCAGGAGCACGCGCTCTTCCCGTGGCTGACCGCCGGCCAGAACATCGAGCTGGCGCTGCGGCTGCGCGGCGTGCCGCGCGGCGAGCGCCGCGCGGAGGCCCAGCGGCTGCTGGAGCTGGTCCGCCTCGGCGGCGCGCACGGCAAGCGCGTGCACGAGCTGTCCGGCGGCATGCGCCAGCGCGTCGCGATGGCCCGCGCGCTCGCCCAGGACGCCAAGGTGCTGCTGATGGACGAGCCCTTCGCCGCGCTCGACGCGATCACCCGCGACGTGCTGCACGAGGAGCTCATCCAGATCTGGACCGAGACCGGCGTCTCCGTCCTGTTCGTCACGCACAACGTGCGCGAGGCCGTCCGGCTCGCCGAGCGTGTCGTGCTGCTCTCCTCCCGCCCCGGGCGCATCGCCCAGGAGTGGACCATCGACCTGCCCCAGCCGCGCCGGATCGAATCGGCGGGCGTGGCCGACCTCGCGGTGGAGATCACCGACCAGCTCCGAGGGGAGATCCGCCGCCATGTCCAGCACTGA
- a CDS encoding ABC transporter permease, whose amino-acid sequence MSSTDLIKTAPAPPGASASDAASVGAGLDALETETVERTPFRQVLTGKVLPPLIAIALVLVVWQLAYAAHIKRPDLLPSPLDVWNSLHDQWLQGTILSTIWTSLSRGVLGFVISVVIGTPIGLLVAKVKPVRAAIGPILSGLQSIPSVAWVPASVIWFGLSNATIYAVVLLGAVPSIANGLVAGVDQVQPIYLRAGRTLGATGLRGIWHVLLPAALPGYIAGLKQGWAFSWRSLMAAELIASSPALGLGLGAQLEFSRENLDMSGVLATIILILVVGIGIELLVFNPIERRVLRSRGLLTARR is encoded by the coding sequence ATGTCCAGCACTGATCTGATCAAGACCGCGCCGGCCCCTCCCGGCGCCTCCGCCTCCGACGCCGCGTCCGTCGGCGCGGGCCTGGACGCGCTGGAGACCGAGACCGTCGAGCGCACTCCCTTCCGGCAGGTGCTCACCGGCAAGGTGCTGCCGCCGCTGATCGCGATCGCGCTGGTGCTGGTGGTCTGGCAGCTCGCGTACGCCGCCCACATCAAGCGTCCCGACCTGCTGCCCAGCCCGCTCGACGTCTGGAACAGCCTGCACGACCAGTGGCTGCAGGGGACCATCCTCTCGACCATCTGGACCTCCCTCTCACGGGGTGTGCTGGGGTTCGTGATCTCGGTCGTGATCGGCACGCCGATCGGCCTGCTGGTGGCCAAGGTGAAGCCGGTCCGCGCCGCGATCGGGCCGATCCTGTCCGGCCTGCAGTCGATCCCGTCCGTCGCCTGGGTGCCCGCCTCGGTGATCTGGTTCGGGCTCAGCAACGCGACCATCTACGCCGTCGTCCTGCTCGGCGCGGTGCCCTCGATCGCCAACGGCCTGGTCGCCGGCGTGGACCAGGTGCAGCCGATCTACCTGCGGGCCGGGCGGACCCTGGGCGCCACCGGCCTGCGCGGGATCTGGCACGTGCTGCTGCCGGCCGCGCTGCCCGGCTACATCGCCGGGCTCAAGCAGGGCTGGGCCTTCTCCTGGCGCTCGCTGATGGCCGCCGAGCTCATCGCCAGCTCGCCCGCGCTCGGCCTGGGGCTGGGAGCGCAGCTCGAGTTCTCCCGCGAGAACCTCGACATGAGCGGTGTGCTCGCCACCATCATTCTCATCCTCGTCGTCGGCATCGGCATCGAGCTGCTCGTCTTCAACCCGATCGAGCGACGCGTGCTGCGGTCCCGCGGCCTGCTGACGGCTCGCCGGTGA
- a CDS encoding GNAT family N-acetyltransferase: MPELIPPTAALHASWREARDEWPAGAHQDGTGLRLAGDLDLDAPEGFAEWVDRLLLQADRSRPVGEGRVHATHWWIAADGAYLGAIDLRHYVNDFLFAVGGHIGYSVRPSARRRGLASWALGAALPEARALGLDRVLVTCDEDNTASAVTIERNGGVLEDVRRTEHGAKRRYWIAL; encoded by the coding sequence ATGCCCGAGCTGATCCCGCCCACCGCCGCCCTGCACGCCTCCTGGCGGGAGGCCCGCGACGAGTGGCCTGCGGGCGCGCACCAGGACGGCACCGGTCTGCGGCTCGCGGGCGATCTCGACCTCGATGCTCCCGAGGGCTTCGCCGAGTGGGTCGACCGCCTGCTGCTCCAGGCCGACCGGTCCCGCCCGGTGGGCGAGGGCCGGGTGCACGCCACGCACTGGTGGATCGCCGCCGACGGCGCGTACCTCGGTGCGATCGACCTGCGCCACTACGTCAACGACTTCCTCTTCGCCGTCGGCGGCCACATCGGCTACAGCGTCCGGCCCTCCGCACGGCGCCGCGGGCTGGCGAGTTGGGCGCTGGGCGCGGCGCTGCCCGAGGCCCGTGCGCTCGGCCTGGACCGCGTCCTGGTCACCTGCGACGAGGACAACACCGCCTCCGCCGTCACCATCGAACGCAACGGCGGCGTCCTGGAAGACGTCCGGCGCACGGAACACGGCGCGAAGCGCCGCTACTGGATCGCCCTCTGA